In the Zingiber officinale cultivar Zhangliang chromosome 5A, Zo_v1.1, whole genome shotgun sequence genome, ATATCACACTAATCTAGTGTTCTTTCTAACCGGTCTCTTTGCTCAAATTTTCAGTATGTCTTATGTTTATGAAAAGTGAGTTATTGCTTAAACAACAGTATAACTTATGATTATGGGTAGTGATCAAGATGCTTGATTAACTTAGGGGTGACTTGGAAGGATGTGAATTATCAAAACTATCCGTATGCAAAACCCAAAATTTTCGAGAAAAATAATTCTCTTTTTTGTACATCAATCAAAGAATATCCAatgtataatatattttttttcctatatGGTATATccctaaattttcaaataattaaaaaatatgaaacCCAAAttgaaattggaattttctttttGGATTTGTCAGGATTTTTGCCCATCCCTTGGGTAAATTGGTCGGTGTTTAAAATCAGTCAAATGATTAGCTTCTGGAATGAAGCCCAAATGTTATATGCTCACCAAGTGCATACAAGTAGCGCTCTGATAAGGAAATCTAGATTCCAAGCAATGTCAttttagagggtgtttggctaaacttattaaaaacagcttataagctcgtacaacttataagttgttttaggagcttataagttgttaggtcttattttaaaaataagttgttaaagtattcgggtgaacttattacaatcaacttaaagatattgatgtgtttggtattataagatctttttattaataaaattaccaaaaagggtataatactattaatagaggattttgagatttttattaatagaagGTTTTGGGTGAATTTCTACATCgggggagagaaaattagaaagaggcattggcggagaagatgacacaacgttggaagaaaagtcggcggagataaaaaaatattaggcttataaaaatttatggaggataagatggggatttatgaaattatataaggatattttagataaacaaattattaaaataagatctttttttaaaaagtagagtcttccatactttttaaaaaacagcttataaactccaaaacagcttattttgacagcttataagctgtttgaaaaaaaaattaccaaacaaatttgaagagcttataagctccaaaacagcttataagctgttttagagagcttataagctcagccaaacaccctcttaCTCAATTGTGAAAATGCCTACGCTCTTGTTATTGATCCTAAATCTGTGATGCCTATGCTCTTGCTATTGATCCTGAGAGTGAGAGGGGGTGCTGAATTCAGCAATGAACAAGAAAATACCTCCCCAGAAGATTTGACGCAAAACCTTCTGCATGCATTCTCTCTACGAAAGCACCTACCAATATTAGGAGATAAATGGGTTTTATTTGTGTTACTACTGGTAGATTCCATCATTATTTAGTTGGATGCTTCTGTCAGCATTGCAAGTCAACTAGCTACTGTTATCCCAGATTACTGCACGATCTGAATAACTCAACTTCCATGTACTGCTCTTCGTATGTCATGGAAATCGTGTAGGTATTTCTTTAAACGTTAGTTCGGATCTGTGAAAATCATGGTCTCAGCTGTTGATATTTTTCTTGTTTGAAGTCAGTAGCATGGAGAATGGTATTGTGACTAAAGATTGGGTCATTTCCTTCAGGAACACAAAAAAGAGGATATTTTTTGCTTGGTCAATTTTTTCTCCATTGAAGATGGACAAAGAGAATGAATACTATTATAAAAGAAGTTACAAATGACAAGGCTAATGATTGAAGAAGTAGATGAAAGCCAATTTCTTTAGATAAGGTTtaataaaatctatttcaaatAGTGTTGAAAGCAAAATGTAATCAAATATCCCCCTTACAACTCTCCCTTACGATTCTCTGAGTATTTTGGAAACTTGGCTAAAAGGATGTTACAGCTGGAAAAGCACGACTCTCTGAGTATTTTGGAAACTTAGGTATTGGCTAAAAGGATGTTACAGCTGGAAAAGCACTTGAGAATAAAATAATCTTCTACTTTTATGATCTAACTTAAATCTTAACCATATGTTTTGCATCATTTATGTTGTGATCATTGTATGAGAATATTTGATGTAAGAGCTCTAATATGTTGATCTTATTCTCTGGTTTGTTAATGGAGTTTAATGTTTAAACCATAATTTCCAATTCCCCTACCGTTCAGtggtcacatagttgactaaatAGTTGATTTTATGTTCTAGTTTCGGGAAGTGAAGATGCAAATGTCTACTTCTATGATTTGACTCGGCCCAAGCATGCATGCGTTAACAAACTTCAGGTCTTTCTTTCAGACCTCTGCTATTCATTTTGCACTCTCCATACTTGATTGTGATTACGATCGAATTTCTTCTTCCCGCAGGGCCATGGCTCCACAGTTATTGGAGTTGCTTGGAATCATGGAGAGAACTTGTTGGCTTCATCTGATTCAGATGGAACTGTGATTGTTTGGAAGAGGGCGCAAAGTGGTTGAGCATAACTGCAGCAGAACAGGTATATTTTCTATTAGCTATTACTAGTCAATATAAAGGTTTCAAATAAAGGATGTGTTTGTTTCTCCAGCGGGGGCCACTACAGCTTGATGCTTTGGACACTACAGCCTAATGCTCGACGGAGTTCATTGATCACAGAGGGTAATACTTTTGTTGTACCATTTTTTCCTTCTTTCTTGTATGTCCTAGTTCTTTCTTACATATATGTTTGGGTCGTGACATTAAAGTCTACTCGCATTAGAAGACTTAATTGACCCATTCTCTTGTTCATAATCGTTTTCTTGTAATTATCATGTGGAAGTATCAGTTTTCACCAATTTGTACTGAATAACCTGCATCTTTTACAAAGCTGCAGTAAGATGTGTCAGTGATTTATCAATCTTTTAGCTCCCTGAGCAGGCATGAACCTTTATAATACTAGATTATACTTGATGGAATAATTTGATgtataaaatctcttttttctaTAATTTAACGTATATTTATCTTTTTTAGGCAATGTTTCCGTTCAATTTACCAAAAAGCTTAGTTCGATGAAATGTTTAAATTTGACCTGTAATTTTTATAttagattaaaataatttaatcatGATGTCAAACATTGTGATTTATATTAGTCCATAAATCAGCACAAAAGTGAGATGTGACCCTAGTCCCCATCCCGTCTTTAAAAAACTTGCCAATGGACGGCGGCTATCCTCGAAAACAATTCGATATTCGCTTCACATCTCGACAGCCAGTAGTTTTTTACTTAGACGCGTCCAATAACGAAAGACAGCAACATAATATTCCATTGACATTTCACATAGGACGTCTCATGCATTTTAAATCCATACATTCCTCTTTGAATCGATTCTATCTCTTTAATTACGAGCACTTCTAGTGGCTGTGGACGCCACCAAGCAAGAATCATATTTCCACAATGATTTCTAAACTACAATCATGTTTAATCCGGCAACAAGCTATCCACAGTTTAGGCACTCAAAAGTGTAAACGAATATAAAAATCGATTGCGCCGGGACTAGATGTGATGATTCTTAAATAACCAagggtataatttttatataGGACACACTTACGACGATTAAATTACAGGTGAAATCGGGACATCATTTTAGAAGTCATCGTGCTtactgaatttttttttatggacAAAATATGAAGTCGGACAGtctatttcataattaattttcaggATCAGTGGTAAAATTGCACTAATCTATCCAAAAATGCAAGCTCGAATGCGCAAGTGATTCGAGGCATCGAGACACCAAGTGGCAACTCAAAGCCGCCAACCTTTTTATCGCGGTGGATGGCAACGTGAGCGAtgcgtaatttttttttatgtactCTTAATTTTGCAGAAAGACTAAATTAAAGACGGCGAAATAGCGCGATCGCGATTGGAGCGACGATGACAAGGGAATTCCAATTTATGTATTTATacaatattttcaaaagaaatgaCATTAATTCGAGCCTTTTGGCTTATAAATAGAGCACGCTGAACAGAGGCAGAGagacagcagcagcagcagcagcagcagcgagTCCTCTTTGATCTGGTAATTTGCTCTGTGATTCGAGGGAGAAAAGCCCAGGAGGATGGCAATGGAGGGATCCGTGATCGCATGCCAAACCCCCAGCGACTGGAATCGCCAAATCCTGCTCGCCAACGCAGCCAGGAAGCTGGTACGAATCCGattcatcaattaattaatttgcTCCTCCAGTAAAACGAACTGAACACTACTGGGGCTGATCGATCCTACAGGTGGTGGTCGACTTCACCGCTCCCTGGTGCGGGCCTTGCCGTGTGATCGCCCCTCTCTTCTCCGAGCTGGCCGAGAAGTTCCCCGGTGTCATCTTCCTCAGGGTGGACGTCAACCAACTGAAGGTAAAAATTAATTCTTCGATCGGTCTTCTGCATGCTGTTACAGTTAATTAATTGCTCGGTGTCGTTAATTGAATGGCAGAGGGTTGCCATGGATTTGGAAGTCGAGACGCTGCCGACGTTCGTCTTCCTGAAGGAGGGGCGCGTGGTGGATAGGATCGTCGGGGCGCGTAAAGACGAACTGCCCAAGAAGGTGGTGCTCCACATGCCCAAGTACTACTGAATGCTCCGATCGCTGCGTGCCCGTGCAGTTAATTTCTCTGCTGATTGCTAATTGTTCTTGGAATAATACGGTCTATAATTTGGCTAGCTATCAGAGTTAATTTACTTCTTCTGTAATAAAACATGATACTGAGTTTTGTCGATTCAGCTCATGATTGTATTCACTATTTATTTAACGCATATATATATGTCTACCGTTGGGATTTACAAACTATTACTTTTGGATTTGATTTTCTCAGGACGAGTAGAAAAGATTTTTTTTGGTTATCTTATTAGTGTGCAAACAAATTAATAATTAAGAATGCAAACTAAGAGCATCCACAATACTAACTTCATATAATATCCATCATCTCATCAAAAAATATAAGTTCCACTGCAATATACTTATTATAACAATATATCTTTTTCACGTATATTCATTTTAtcattaacactcattatttcTCACAGTACActcaattatttaaaaataataatattattattaaaaaacactctcatatttaatttttacttcttttattcaattttttacttttaaaatttataactattttaataaataaaatttaaaaaaataaaaaaaatacattagtGGGGTGGGACAGGGCTGACCCACCCCAGCCCACTTGAACGCGTTCAAAAGGGATAACACCCCTTCACAACCCTTTTAACATTGTTTAATGAGAGTATTATGGATGCTCTAGCTAATACAATGTAATctaataatatgaaaatattaatatttaagttttgaaaaatttcaATCTTTCCTTGTGAATCATGGGTAGAAACTAATATAATTAATGAGATTTGATTgagaataatttttttcatatatttttttaattaattcgcaTTGCATAAAAGCTCGAGTTCATGAATAAATGGGTCGTTCATGACTAAAATTATgtgagaatttttaaaattcgaGTTCCTTGATTCGAGTAAAATTGAATTAACTATAATTTAAAATAGATTTGGAgtaatttaaatcttaatttgagtatatttatattaaaattatgaaaaaaataaatagattttAGCTAGTTATCTGTGAAGTAACATATTATGAACTAGAATTtagcttaaaaaaattaattaaacatattCCATGCAGTTTGGCTCGAAAAGCTATGAATAGGCTCGATTCGTCTGCACGATATTGACTAATAAAATCTAAAGCAATGATATATAACCTGAAGTGTCCAAAGTCAGCTCAATATCATTGGCCCTTTGGTAAGAAACAAGTAGATAAATCATAAAGTATTTTACCCTTACTACTAAGTGGCATTTTGCATAGAAAGGTTAGGCACACTTAAGAAGGTATTTTTTTACCTATTAGGAAGGATAAATTACGTTTTTGGTcatgtaatttatatttttttttcaattttagtgaataaatatatttttagtctaataacttataatatttttcaatttcaatttttttttttaaaaaaaaaacaaaatccacatggatcataaaaaataaaagtcaCATAGGtcatataaaaaaatatcaaaaccccTAAATTCAAGTTACAACTCTGTATTCCGATCGTCAGCTGGATATTTTttgatgtaaaattttaattttagagaaaaatgattaaaattaaaaaatattacaagttattggactaaaaatataaattgattTATAACAtgactaaaattaaaaaaagtacAAATTACATGAACGAAAACATAATTTTCTCCTATTGGGAATTAACTCTAAGACTTAGTAGAGTACCAATTGCGCCCCCGGGGTCATGGTGTCACGGTAGAACATCTAGGTTATCACCTAGGTACCTGCGGTTCGAATTTAAGCTACGGTGTATTTacagaaatttttcctccaaatggaggGGGGTGTAATCAAAGGATGTTAGGCTTCTGGGCTGACCGCCACATGCActttccgatttaccctggtggccgatgggaaacttccgtggggtcgGATCAATCaccccagagatagtcaatgaggctaattaagattatcattttttattaGAGTACCAATTGTAGCATCCCGTGGGGCCAAGATTCTTTAATGATTTCTATAAAAGGTCATACGTTGACTCTAAGCGCCACACACAATTAACCCTATATCCATATGTAGAGAGATAAATTAAGAAATCGAAAAGGCCACCATATGAGAGGGTATTTTTGCCGGGAATCAATTCTTGTTCATTTTTAATCTACTATATGATGACCAACTCGGCTATGCCCCAGAGGTAAAATTCTTGTATGATGGTGAATGCAATAGTTGCTTACCTGGGATCAATTAAACTCTATGAACAAAGACATTCACAGTTTTTTTACTCAGAAACACTCTGATTACTGTAATTGTTTTTCTTAAGCATTCACATAGTTAAAGGATTCGATCGGATGACAATCAAGTACATGACATGAGATTGCTAAACTTGAGAAATTAAAATCGAAATATAAGGAAGACTATATCTTGTTTAATTACCCCATTCAACACAGAGCCACGGTTCGACTTAGTTGCTCAACTCAGTGACCAATTGGACAAGGAACACCAGTGGTATTAGGCCCATTGGTGCAACCGGAAGTTTGAGACTGCGAATCCAAGCCCTTGTTAAGTTGTTCAAACACAACTCCCTCCTTTGCAGAGCTTGAGCTTGAGCTTGAGCTTTCACTTCCACTCAGAAGTAGGCGAGCCACGGACAAACGAAGAAGAAAAACTGATAAGAAAACCACCAAAACCACCTTGATCAGGACTATCGTGCGACCTGCCATTTTGATATCGAATAGTTTGGTACAAAAATGACTGATGAAGGGAGAGAGGAGAGCTATATAATGGCAGTGTTATTGGCTTTGATTGAAAACTTCTGTGAAGCTTCAGTTGTAATGTCGCATGATGTTGGGCCTCCAATTGAGACTCTCGAGTTCCTTTGGAATTGGACCTAAAATTATCACAAAATGTTGACTTATTGGAGACTAGTGCCACTAAGTTTAATCAGTGGCAAATGGAAAGAGAGTCCAGAGCGTCACGTAAGCTTATACGTTGTGTTGTTGTGGCCACTTCCTCTTCACAGCTTTTAAGCTGGCACCAAATCAAAAGAGAATGTAAGCTGAACACGAAAGCATTCATGACAAAAAAGTTAAAATCGATTAGGCGGTCTGATGGGGCCCGGGTAACCGGGTCGGGTCGGGTCAGGTTGGGTCAAGTAGAGTCATCACCCTTGTTACCATCCCTCATGTTAAGGATATATTTCTCATGATTTTAGAGATTCCGGATCAGGTTTACAATTATCTCCAAATCTTTAGTGACGGTATCTAATCACGTAAATTAAGAATCTAATCCCACAAATTATGAATCTTTACTtatcattatttttctttaaataatGTATCAACAATTGTGGTTGTACGATAAGAATTAATACAATATATCCTTCTATCGATTTGTTTTTAttctttttggtatcagagctataacGAAAATTTCAACAATCCTATGGCTGAAATCTCGTTCACTacaaatattgacaaaactaaacCAAAAGAACTACACACTCTAGAAATCCTAGGTACTACCTATGCTAAAAGGTCATTGCTTATTTCAATTCATTTCTGGAGAGTCCGTAACACCAGTTGAGACGATAGTAACTCGAAATGAAATCGGTGTAGAGGAGATCAAAGCCAATCTTGAATATGTAATTTGGGAGTAGCAAGACCAATGTCTTCTTAATTGGCTTCTGTCAATACTATTAGAGGAAGTCTTGGGTCAAGTCACTGGCCCCCCTTGCACCACCTAAAGGTTCTTATGGTCATGGACATCGTTGGAGAAAATGGTAACCTCACAATCTGGTGCACGCCTCATGCAACTCCGGCTTCAACTATGGACAGTGAAGAAGGGTGGGCTATTCATGACTGAATACTTACAAAAGATAAAATCCATCTCGAACGATCTCACAGGCGTTGGACATCGGGTTCCAGAAACCAATCTGGTGCTTTAAATCCTTGGAGGAATCAGATTCGAGTATGAATCTATGGTGGTTGCCATAACAACCAAAAGTGAAACAATAATCATAGAAGAGTTAACCAACATGCTACTTACTCATGAGCAATGTTTGGAGCAGCTACATGCCACCAAGCCATCTCCAATGGCATACTTGGCACTCGAATCGCCTGGGAGAAACTTTCACGGAGGTGCCGCTCCATATAGGCACTACAAGAGACCCTATGTTAGACACCCCCTTCTTTGAACCCTTACTCCCAACTCTTATGGGTCACCTGACCAATTTCAAATCCAATATTCAGATAATCCGAGTCTACCTCCTTTTATATCTTCACATGGATTCTCGACCCATAATCAACAATGCAGAGGGCGTTCACACTATGGAGGTCAGCATAATGGAAATAGGCGACCCAAGTGTTAATTGTGTAATAAGTTTAGCCATATAGCTGCAAATTATCATACATCATACGAGTTCCAAATTTGTGATGGGAAGTGTCATTCTGTAGCATTGTATCAACACCACTTTGACCAAAATTTTAAGATTCCACCACCACCATTAGCTATGATAGTCGACCTGGCACGGTCGCTGATCCTGCTTGGTACCTTGATTCTGGGGTCATTGACCATCTTACAGGTGATTTAGAGAACGTATAGGTTCACTCTTTTTTATCAAGGTACGAAACAAATTATGGTTGACAATGGTACGACTCTTCCCATATCAAATATTGGTGACTCATCTATTTTTACCCTTGCCATATTATTGCAACTTCGAGATATATTACATGTGCCTGTCATCACTAAGAATTTACTCAGTGTTGCTCGTTTTACGGTTGACAATAgtgtattttttgaatttcatccgACCATTAGTGTTATTAAGGATCAGGCTACGAAGGTGGAACTACTTCGAGGTACCCTTAAAGACGGTCTTTATC is a window encoding:
- the LOC121983254 gene encoding thioredoxin H1-like, coding for MAMEGSVIACQTPSDWNRQILLANAARKLVVVDFTAPWCGPCRVIAPLFSELAEKFPGVIFLRVDVNQLKRVAMDLEVETLPTFVFLKEGRVVDRIVGARKDELPKKVVLHMPKYY